TTCAGAATGATATGTACAGGGATGTAGTTGTGTCGTTTCGTCGTATGATGAATGAAGATGTTAGTTTGAATTGTTTTTCATTTCCTATGGTTTTGAAGTCTTGTGGAAAGTTATTGGCTTTAGTTGAAGGTGAAGAAGTGCATGGTGTGGTGGTAAAGGTTGGGTTTTTGACCAATACTTTTGTGGGTAGCACTTTGATTGACATGTATTCGAGTGTTGGGCGAGTGAAATGCGCTTATAGGGTGTTTAATGAGATGGTTTTACGGAATGTTTTTACGTGGACTTCTATGATCAATGGATATATTGCAAATGGTGATTTGGTATCTGCAAGAATGCTTTTTGACTTGGCGCCTGAGCGAGATGTTGTGTTATGGAATAGGATGATTACAGGGTATATTGAATGTCGAGATATGGAAGAGGCTCGAAAGCTTTTTGATGTGATGCCAAACAAAGATTTAATGTCATGGAATACTTTGTTGAATGGATATGCCAATAATGGGGATGTTGAGGGGTGTGAGAATCTTTTTGAAGAGAtgaaagagagaaatattttttcatggaATGGTCTGATTGGAGGGTATGCTCACAACGGGCGTTTCACCGAGGTTATTAGTGCTTTTAAGAGGATGTTAAATGAGTCTGATGTGAAGCCTAACGATGCCACCCTTGTGAATGTTTTGTCCGCTTGCACGAGATTAGGTGCTCTTGATTTGGGTAAGTGGGTGCATGTATATGCCGAGAGTAATGGGTATAAGCACAATGTATATGTTGCCAATGGGTTGATCGATATGTACGCAAAATGTGGGCTGGTTGGTAATGCTGTGGATGTCTTTAGGAGTATGGATAAAAGAGATTTGATTTCTTGGAACACCATTATTAATGGCTTAGCGGTGCATGGTCGGGGTAGTGATGCCTTGAGTTTGTTTGCTGAGATGAAGAATTCTGGAGTAGAACCAGATGGAATTACTTTTATTGGAGTGTTATGTGCATGTTCTCACATGGGTTTAGTTGCAGATGGGTTCGCCCATTTTAACACAATGGCGAATGATTATTCCATTACGCCTAAAATTGAGCATTATGGTTGCATGGTTGATCTATTGGGTAGAGCTGGTCTTTTGGAGCAGGCTGTGAAATTTGTGGAGAAGATGCCTGTACAAGCTGATGCTGTTATTTGGACGGCATTACTTGGCGCATGTAGAGTATACAAAAACATTGACTTTGCAAGACTAGTTCTCCAGAAACTTATTGAGCTTGACCCAAAAAACCCTGCAAATTACGTTATGTTAGCAAATATCTGTGGTGATGCTCGGAAGTGGAAAGACGTGGCAGAGTTAAAAGTGGCGATGAGGGACACTGGATCCCGTAAGGTTCCAGGATGCAGCTTGATTGAGGTTGCTGATGAAGTGGCTGAGTTCTATTGCTTCGACGAGAGGCATTCCAAGTCAAACGAGATATATGGAGCCTTGGGAAGCTTGATGAAAGCATCAAAATCATCTGGTCAAGAGAGTCCATTATTTTTACTGGATTAGAAGTTCTTAGTTTATTGAAGATATCTCCATTTCTTCGATCTAAATCTCTTTAAAATGTTTCATCAGTATCACTACAGTTGAAAGCTCATCCACCATCATTGGACATATCCCTTGAGAAGCCACACTGTCTTGTCATACTGTTTAAGTTATGAATATTCTGTTCGACGTCTGCTCTGACTTGGTCAAGTTTACTAGTTTTGGGAAAATCGGGTTCTTTATAGACGTCATTTTTGGGAGAAGAAATGGTATACATGGTGGAGAATGTAACTTCTAAGTTCGTGAAGTGTGATATACCGTGCAGTTATGAAAGGTAACAGATTACTGTTTCGTAATTCG
This DNA window, taken from Solanum lycopersicum chromosome 5, SLM_r2.1, encodes the following:
- the LOC101246348 gene encoding pentatricopeptide repeat-containing protein At3g29230, translated to MEFKKISYAHQVFDQIPDLQDASPWNIMFKGYIQNDMYRDVVVSFRRMMNEDVSLNCFSFPMVLKSCGKLLALVEGEEVHGVVVKVGFLTNTFVGSTLIDMYSSVGRVKCAYRVFNEMVLRNVFTWTSMINGYIANGDLVSARMLFDLAPERDVVLWNRMITGYIECRDMEEARKLFDVMPNKDLMSWNTLLNGYANNGDVEGCENLFEEMKERNIFSWNGLIGGYAHNGRFTEVISAFKRMLNESDVKPNDATLVNVLSACTRLGALDLGKWVHVYAESNGYKHNVYVANGLIDMYAKCGLVGNAVDVFRSMDKRDLISWNTIINGLAVHGRGSDALSLFAEMKNSGVEPDGITFIGVLCACSHMGLVADGFAHFNTMANDYSITPKIEHYGCMVDLLGRAGLLEQAVKFVEKMPVQADAVIWTALLGACRVYKNIDFARLVLQKLIELDPKNPANYVMLANICGDARKWKDVAELKVAMRDTGSRKVPGCSLIEVADEVAEFYCFDERHSKSNEIYGALGSLMKASKSSGQESPLFLLD